The sequence CTGGATGCCGCCAGCAACCCAGCCACACGCCAAGATCCAGATCATTGTTTTCGATTCGATCAGCAGTTATTCAGCATATCTCCGGCGAATTGGCCTGCAAATCGACAACCCGGCCGTTTACGTTCCGCACACCAATCAAGTCTTAATTGGTAGCGACCTGGGGGCGTTTCAAAAACGTTTGGCGTTAATCGAACAGCAACACGCGATTACTTTGCAGCAATGGCAAATGGCGGACAAAGAACTGTCCCCCAACCTGAATGCGCTGGCCAAACAACTCAAGGATATGGGGTGGTCCCCCAACGAGATTGCCTCGGAAGTCCAGTCCCGACGCGAGGCTTGGCAACGTGATTACCGCCAGAAGCAAGGCCAAATCCAAACCACGAACCGCCGCAATCAGGCCCAGCTTCGTTCGCTGCTCGAGCAAACGACACAGCACCTGTGCCATGAATCGTTTCACGCTTATGTCGAGAACTTCCTCTTCCCTCAAGACCAGTACGACGTACCGGTCTGGCTGAACGAAGGTTTGGCCCAATTGTTTGAACATGCCCAATTCGAGAACGCCAGCTTTCGTATCGACCAGCCTCCGCGAAAACTCCTGGCCGAATTAAAAGCCCGCATCGAACGCGACCACGGGCTGGGCCTGCAAAGGATGCTGCAAACCGAATCAGGCAGTTTTCTCTTGTTCGAGAACCTGCACAAAAGCCAACTCGACTACGACGTGGCCTGGGGACTGGCGTGGTACCTTGTGTTCCAGAAAGAACTGTTCACCTCGGAACGGTTGGAAAAGTACGTTCATCGTCGTGGTACACCTCAACCAACGATCGAGGATACGTTCGGCGAACCGGTCTCTCAGCTCCAAGCGAATTGGGTTGACTTCATGCGCAAGCTAGAACCGTAACGGGTTGGCTATCAGCCGCGATTACGACTTCTGCTCGAGCAGCGATTCGCCAAGTTCGCGTTTGATTCGCTCAAGTCGTTCGCCTTCGACAATCTTTGCCCCATGCTCGTCGGTAACGTAAAACACGTCGACAACCTGATCTAGATGAGTGGTAATTCGTGCCACGTGCACACTCAAGCCCATCTCATAAAGCAAACGCGAGATCTGATAGAGCAACCCTTGGCGATCCTGTGTGAAGACCTCGACAATCGTATAGTTCTCGGCCGTGTCGTTGTCGATTTTTATTTCCGTGGGGATCGGAATCGCTTCTTCTGCCATGCGCT comes from Bremerella cremea and encodes:
- a CDS encoding DUF1570 domain-containing protein, with product MALPLSAQTVGPLQDLAMDHLHLQDGSQLSGMLLEQSPRGTEFLEINRPPGKPMFAVIHTVSSERVLNVEKISGPDRQQLAVLVDHLRNRTQIREAEKSLLQLVQVKSDVLESDSVWQYSSDHFVLTSPLEEDLTRTLALRLDQIFQAFEHWMPPATQPHAKIQIIVFDSISSYSAYLRRIGLQIDNPAVYVPHTNQVLIGSDLGAFQKRLALIEQQHAITLQQWQMADKELSPNLNALAKQLKDMGWSPNEIASEVQSRREAWQRDYRQKQGQIQTTNRRNQAQLRSLLEQTTQHLCHESFHAYVENFLFPQDQYDVPVWLNEGLAQLFEHAQFENASFRIDQPPRKLLAELKARIERDHGLGLQRMLQTESGSFLLFENLHKSQLDYDVAWGLAWYLVFQKELFTSERLEKYVHRRGTPQPTIEDTFGEPVSQLQANWVDFMRKLEP